TTAGACAAATTTTGGCGTCCATATAATTTGCTTCCAAATTAAGtataatctaattaattatccttgtccagcaaaaagaaaaatcctTACAAATGCAACGAGGCTAGGAGCACGTTTTGTTCTATGGAAGCCAACATTTCTTCTTCCAGTTATAATCTCAATCAAGAGCACTCCAAAGCTAAACACATCagacttaatagaatacattcCTTGCATAGCATATTCTGGAGCCATTTACCCACTgtcacattatatataaatgcatGACAATCTATTTCGAagcacatatataaataaaggaaATCAATAATTTAGATTCTCCCATTTTTATCTCTAAATCTGACCTGTTATATTAGgaattatttatattgaattCACGATTCAGCAATGTGCTTATATCCATGAAAAAcacattgattttatttatttatttattttttccctctATTGTTCCTAAAAGTGCTTACTTCCTAGAATACATGGATGCATAGATATTTTTGTGTGGAAAGGCACTAAATAGTGCTATCGTTATTCTGATTAACTTTCGTTGTTATGGTTATAGAAGAAAAGTTTGACTATttagactctttttttttttatggtttttaagtattaattttaatttgtttgattgtAATGATCATTTGTAAAATCTGTAATATAGAAGTGAGGAGTTGTTTTTATACAcgcaataaatttatattatatatatatgtatgcattatcgagttaaaaatgaaaaatatgtacATGGCATGCGTGCTCTGTGATAAGACATCCAATTTATAAATCCAAGGAATTAATGGAATcgacaaataagaaaaaagtgTACTCACAAAGTCCCTGCAATTTTGGCGGTATTAGCTTCACCTTCGGTCCCCGCAAAGATTCTTGCCATTCCAAAGTCTGAGATTTTGGGGTTCAAGTCGTAGTCCAACAACACATTGCTTGCTTTTAGGTCCCTATGAATGATTCTGAGTCGAGGATCCTCGTGAAGATAAAGAACTCCTCTTGCAATTCCACCTATTATATTAACTCGTTCATTCCAATCCATTTGTGCGCGTCTACTTCGATCTAACCATCAAAACCTCAAAGaaaatcaatttatatttttaaaattatcgaAACTCATTTATCATTATTTCAAGCTTGTCCACTGAGGGAggacaaaataaaaagaagaagaagacaagcCGGGGAAGAAATTAACGAACCAAAGAGAGAGACATCTAGGCTTCTGTTGGGCATGAATTCATAAACAAGCAGCTTTTCCTCTCCGTCTATGCAGAAACCAAGAAGCTTGACGAGGTTTTTGTGTTGAAGCCTCATTATTAGTAGAACCTCATTTGTGAATTCCTCTGAACCCTGCTCGGAACAGCAGGAGAGCCTCTTTACCGCTACTTCCTTTCCATCACTTAGGATACCCtgcaaaatacatatataatttgctTGAGAATACCTTAGCTGCTTTTATCGATCAATAAACATAGAAGGTCAAAGGATACTTTGGGGTGATCCAGACTTAAGCAATCAAGAACCCTCGATCGTCTTCATTAGTACTAATAGTCTCCTATTTTATAGAAAACTAAGTGCACCTTGTAAACAGAATCAAAACTACCTTCACCGAGCTTATTTGAGTCAGAGAAGTTGTCGGTAGCTGCTTGTATTGATGCCAAATCAATACGTGGAAAATCTGCATCGATGCTAGTATTTGCTCGTCGACTGATACCTTTTCTCACCCCTGTACAGAGAAAAGACGGGAGGTATCACTGGTGAAAAAAAGAAGTACAAAATTGTAAAGCGAACCCAGTGATATTCGTCTTTACGTTTTATAGCCTTTTTCTTCACAAGGCAATAAATGAAGGTAGCAAAAAGCACTAGCGCAAAGCAGACTGATACAACCATGAGGGTAATGATGatcctcattttctttccacCGCCTGCATTTGAAGGCAATCATTTGTCAGGCAGCCAAAAtgatccctttttttttctgaatGATTTATTAGTTTGTTTTCTTGCCACAGTTTCAAATTCACGAGGCTTACACAGTTCTATTGTTTTGTTGATCCATAAAATTTAGAGCAAAGTCCCATTAAAAGAGGCGCAATCATTGGTGTTAGATGTTAATTAGTGTGATAAAACTAATCTGTAATAGAAGAGGGTGTTGtggacaaatatatatatatatatatatatttttaatatgttacgtgtgaaataaagcttttgatttaatgttttgcttatattcttttatatacgTTAGGTTTGAAATGACGTCGtttcatttaaatttaagtaaaataatatCGTTTTATctaagatatataaaaaatacatatatttatttaattggcGGATTTAATAGTTTGAACCAAGTTCAAGAAACCCGTACTAAATCTACCGATGtcagttttaagaaatttttattgCCGTCTGACTatttctctatcaatttcgacCAATTTTGTGCTCCGACAACCTATTCATGTCAATGCCGGCCAATTTCGCCGGTTGATGTTGTACAGCCATAAAGAAAACGATGACTCATTCATTAAGAATGAATGAAATGGCAATATTTCTTTGTTCATCTTTGCCGAGATGGAATGTTGCACCTTGTGAACAACCTGGATCACATGTATATTTTATTTCCCAAAACCAGCCCAACGAAGCATGAAGGAATTAACAACATTAGTACTAAGCCAAGAGGTATTATTTCTAAATTATCATAATCAGTACTTATCTGGGAATTAAGAGGATAAATCTAGTACgcaaattattcttttttttacttaataattagaaTTTTCTTATTGGTCAGCACTCGGTCAATTTCAATGGATTAAATTTCAAAGTCATCAGTTAACACTACCTAACCACTAGTTCCCTTCTGACACATTTTTCTTAGATCATACGTATCAAAATGCAAGaggattatattttaattattcattaAACTAATAATGAAGTAGCTGTCATGCCGATAGTGATAAATAAAACAATGCTATTCAATGAACATGATTAGTTGACttctttcttgttttacatgatgaccaaatcttcttcttttttatatttgtgaaattcttttttattgattttcgtACTGATTTGCGCTCCCTGGTTATGATTTTGGAAAACGATCTGCATCGTATAAAAGCtgcttattcttattttattttatttagttttttcatattttttacttaagtattaagaaatatttaaatgagtttttgggaaattttttaatacttaaaaagatttaaaaaaatacaaaataaaaaaataatttttatactttttcatAGAAATTATCATATCACTGTAGCCCTGGTAGGAGCCTGATTTTTAGACAGAGTGATGTTATACAGCAACTTTGTTTCTGACAGAtcagattttattttcatctaaccTCTACCATTTTCCCATTTCCTTACATTCTCATTTCTTCATTTTTGAAGCTCTCTCTCGAATTGCACAAGGTGGGGGTGGAAAATGGAAAGCAACCGGAGGGACAGTAAAAAAGAGTTTTACTGCGTACAAATATaatcgcgcactaatctgtgtatcaatactaatttattcatacttaaaatttaaattaatattatttttaataaaatctactttttgatcaatcacatcacattgatgtacagattagtacataattatacttgtaattatattttttctaatgtaAAATTAACTGATTGAGAGAACTTACCTTCAGACCGGTTTTGCCACGTTAATAGGTGTGCGGCTCGAGACCGGACTAGGAATACAATTTTCCTTCTACCTAGATAGCCGGAGTGGTTTCTCAACTTTGTCATTTCCATTAACAGTTGCTTTCATATTTTCTATCATTTGAAATTTCTTAAAAACAATAAGGGATTAATTAAGTCTGATCACCTGTTCTTATTAGGACCTAGGATATTCttttcctgtgtacttggtcTTCAATTGGAGTTACTTAATTACTGAAATGGACAGTTAAAAATGGATATTTAGAGAATCTTCTTATGCAATTCGAGGTgaatataaaatcataaatatttaagaatagggcatggaaaatgaaacatttgcCACATTTTACATTGAAGAGTCAATTACAAGAAGCTATACTATTATGATGATCCctaactataaatattaaataatagtatacATTTTAAGTGGTTTATTAAAATAGCATAACGCAATGTTTAATTTATCAGTTCTGCTACGGTAGTCAACTTCGCGTACAACCTGTGCACCCTTGCTGACCTGGAGGggaaattttgtaaatttggaaaaaaaaaaaaaaaaaacaagctgaatgaaggaaaggaagAGATCCTTTATCAGAACTGAAACTTCATCTTTCTTTCCCGCTCAGTGCTCACGAACTAAGAACCAATCGATAGCTGAACCAGCGGAACCACCCCTTCTCGTCTCCACCACCGGCACCTCTGGGCACGACTCTCTCGCCACCCGCACTGACCTCAGATCCAGGTTTTGCAGTCATCAAAATGAGGACTTTGACGATCTCTTGTGCAACATCCCCCAGTAACTATCTCTTGCTCCCCCTAATATTTAACTTCTTCAGTTCAATTATTTGATCAATTATAAGAAAGGAATTATGGATATAAATATACCATACTGAAGCTAAATTCCAACCCAAACCCATATACGACAATACTACATTCGATAAGCCACGATTCTACTTCAATCGAATAATGCATAAACCTTGGTCATTGACAATTGTTAAATGCAAATTTAGACCCAATGATGAAAGCTTTATGCAAGTGAAAGTTGTATCACAAGGAAAGTAATGATAAGTGACACCAGTTCTGAAGGTGAAGagggaaaattgaaaaaaaaatatagacagAGCATAGGACTACGTATGTATGAGGTCAGAAAGAGATAGGGACCTGAATTGGAGATAGGagcaaaatagaagaaggaCGAGAAGTCGGAGTGGCATTTGGGTGGTGAGCTTCTGGGCTTTTGAGAATAATAATATGGTAGGTTATCATTGTGGGTTATCTGTTTCAATCAATTTCGGAGAGCACAGTTTCTAATGGAAGAGAAGTTTCAGTAGACGATTTCGGAGAGCACATTTTCGAATGGAAGAGAAGCTTCAGTACACGATTTCACAGAGCACTGCTCACATGGAAGAGAAGCTTCAGTTTCGAACGGAAGAGGTGCTGCAAGCTGCTCTCCCAAATCGACCACATTCTTCCATTCGAAACTGGACACATCTgcgaagagaaaaaaaaaagtccaaatgAGTCGATACGCACCGTTTCAAACTGCTGAAAGCTTCTCTTCCGTGCGCACCGTTTTATTTATCCCATGGGCCGTGGCTGCCATATGGATTTCGTGCGCAGGGGGTGCACGAAATGGTCTACCTTCaacattttcctatatatattgatattatgCCCCGACTAGGCAAACGTCCAAAGGACGTTTCTTGTACTTGAAATATTAATGTGCGAATCCATCACTCACACGTATAGAAAAAgctgaaatataaatattattatgtggCAGGTTTCTATAATATCAGCGGCATGTTTATTGTGTCTATTGCTGGTTGAAAACTATTTCcaaataggaaaaatatagttgtaagcacaattgtgcactaatctgtgcaccaatgtgatatgattggtcaaaaagtaaattttattgaaaacgttaatttaaactttaagtatgaataaatcagtattggtacacagattagtgcgcaactaTGCTTGTATGTAccaaaactcatatatatatatgtattgttttttatatttttattatatacaaaacaaaatataatatgaatatttattatatatacaaatgcaaataTTGGAGAATTAAATAAGATtgtaaattttagaataaaacaaatgtattaaaagaaattaatataatgagaaaaacaaatattcgcacaacaaaaatataatatcaacAATTAATCTTAATTACAAGTGCATttatatgaatatgaaaaaattaaaaaatattttttcaattcaattttttcaaataagataGAAAAGAACATATCAGGAAGTAGAAGAGAAATAGAAAAACAGTGCAAATACTGGAAATAGATAACAaccaaattaataattaataaaattattaattagtttCTTTAATCTCAGTAAATACGATTGATTAGTTTCTTTGCTCTCAATGAAAGAGCGATTGATAGAGTGCAGGAGACTTATGACATTAAGTTAGCAGGGGAAAAACCTATGATgcaaaaaagaattaattaacTGCCCGACAACATACTTGAATTTACTATTGTACTTTAGCATATTTAATCAaacaaatttgtaataattattaaaatttttataaacgttattattaaatttgcaataattattaatgaataaattaaaattttatctttttatattttaaattcttaataaaattttatttaaaatttatatgttaagtgaaaaaatttaaataaacttcGTGCTAATATCTAACTAAACAAACACGTAacaatatttgttttttcttatttagaaaaaaagaaggCCCATTAGTGATTTTTCCCCCCATTTCGTCCTATCTCGCGCCTAACCCTAGTTGATGTATCATCTTTTATATTTCTCCACAGAACATtaacaaattcaaaattcttttaaacATTATTAGTAATTTTGGTATAAATATTAgagcataaattaaaaaataataataaagttttagaataatgtaaatttattttttcaatattttaaattcttaatataaCTTTATGTAAAATTCAAATACTAACTAAAAAGATTTAAAGAAACCATATGTTATGTAAAATTCAAATACTaagtaacataatttaaaaaaagtatatgtTAGTAGTTAGATTTACAAACATATAACATTTGATCcttttcttatttgaaaaaaaaccCGGCCCCAACTCTAGAACcgaaattagaaataaaacccAACCCACCCAGCAGCCCAAAACACCAAAACAGTGCCATTTTTAGCACAAAAACATACCAAGATTGCCGAGATTCACGAGGAGATTCAGGAGGAGGAACAATTcgaaaacactttttttttttttgcaagcaAGCGAGAGTagacaaaaatagaaaacaaatggaaggaaaatattaagagattgaCAGAGAAAGTGATAAGATTCAATTGTAAAATGACAATGATGGGAAGGCGGTGAAggaaaacaagaaataaaagtGACCGAATTTAGATGCAAAATCAGGATAAAAGTGAAAAGAGATCGGTAATTTAGAAATGTAAAATGATGGAATAACAATTTCGCAAAAagacaaaattaataattagccAAAGAAGAACAGAAACACTGAAGACGTAATTTAAGAATATAActaagggtaaaatggtaaatgaaaaagttatacGAAAATATTATAGATAGTGGATTCGCACTTTATGTATCAGTATAGATAGTTCAGATTTCGATGTCCAGGAATCAAAATCTTGAAAGTCGACATAGGCTCAAAAAATACAGTGGGCTGTTGTTATTGGGCCCGTGTCCCTTGTTCTTTTGTTAGAAGGTGTCACAGTTCATCAATGGGCTCTATATGTTTGAACGAACAGCCCAGCTTCAAAGGGGAACGGGCCTacagaaaactaataaaataaatagcagCAGAATTGAGCCCTGTAATGTGGATTTTCATTCATCGTACAATTACAGCTCGTTGTAATTTCTTCCTCCGTGTGGAGTAGAAAGCATAAGATGTCCCACTTCCtatgatataaaaattataacatattttcAGCTTGCAAACGTGTTAATAGTAGGGAATGTTACTAGAAACGCTGCCAGTATTCATCTTGGTGAAAGAATGGAACGAGTAAGATCATTTACAGAAGGATTTGCTATGAGAAAACGATCAGTCTGAATGACTCTACCCACAGAAAGTGCAGGTTGTTTTGGATTAGGAAGAGGTATTGATTCCTTCCACAATAGAACTACCACCTTTGATATGGTGGGTCTATCTGTGGGTTCCTCCTGCACACACAAAAGCCCGATATGCATGCATTTCAATATTTGTGTAATCATGCAGGACTCCATCAACAAAGGGTCCACAAATTCCATTTCTCTCCCTTCATTCCAAAGTTTCCAGGCCTGTCAATACAGACATAAACTTGATTATGTGCATAAATACTATCTCCAGTCAATCCTAACAAAATGATAATGATGAAGTCAATCCTAACAAAATGATAATGATGAAGCTgtaagagtttttattaaaactctatgtcccacatacctattttaataaaatttaaaatagctCAAACTTATCAGATaaaagatgagtgataacgAGATAAGATAACTCTTaagaaataagattaaaattctatatctctaattatagtcagatacaaactctaagatttcttgatggtcagaaatctataaatagcactgaggaGTTAAAaggttctcacctacaacattagagtgccttttaccatcgtgagacacttgtgagACAAAGTTACTAGGGTGATTCTTTCCTCATAATCAGATCTATTTCTTCATCGAACTGATGGAGAAAGGTACgtattattcattactatttattattatatatcatataaaatcgaaGATCtgtttattaatgttcatgttaaatatctaacatgtggtatcagagcatggttttagatttttatgATCTCAAAATATaaagtgaatttgtatttacATATAAGTGTGATTTTATCACATGAATAAAAAGACAATTTTTAtctgaaagaaaaattaatgataaaattctcttttatttattttattcttcacGATGATCAAACGCAGtacaatatgtatatattttgggtttgcattttctattttcttccttGACCCGTGCATATGTTTCTGCATGCTATTTCATGTCTAAACAATGAACAGCCTTATTAGATATTTCCTCTTATATTTACTCTTATATTTATATACTGTGTTACTGATGGAGAAAATTGAGAGTCACTGTACGTGGTGGCCTTAAAGGTGGcgtaaggattttttttttttttttaaatggagttTGGTGCGGCGAGGAGGCTGAGAAACTCCTCGCCGGAGTTCCTGTAACAGCGGCAGAGGGCTCAAAAGCCCACTGCTGTAGAGGTTCCAtggattattaaaaaaaaaaaaatggagagggTGGACCTCGGCGGTGGATGGTGGCTGGGGATGCCTTGCCGTTCTCCCGTTCTCCTCCTCGCCGGCAAAGACCACCATGAGTTACCTGAGATGAAGGTGCTGCGTATTTGTTGAGGCCTGAGGGAAGGCACTGGTGCGGCGCTGTGAAatctggaggaagaagatgtttTTCATTCTTTAGGGTTTTATGTTACAAGACTAAAGGCTGTGGGCTGTGGGCTTCGGCCCAGTGCATTACATTAAATTGTCTTATACTAACCCAGTCCAGGAAACAAATGTGCCAATGGGCCACTGATGTGGCCCAGCCCAAtgaaaagaattacaaaaattaaaaatgaaccgGGCCTGTACAGTATACCTGCCCAAGTCAACAAATCCAGTTGACTTGGGTCTCAGTCcggttatatattaaaatattattttattattttaatattatttatatttaaaaaaataaaaataaaaataaatctgagattttattt
This sequence is a window from Carya illinoinensis cultivar Pawnee chromosome 9, C.illinoinensisPawnee_v1, whole genome shotgun sequence. Protein-coding genes within it:
- the LOC122276767 gene encoding cysteine-rich receptor-like protein kinase 10; amino-acid sequence: PSFLCTGVRKGISRRANTSIDADFPRIDLASIQAATDNFSDSNKLGEGSFDSVYKGILSDGKEVAVKRLSCCSEQGSEEFTNEVLLIMRLQHKNLVKLLGFCIDGEEKLLVYEFMPNRSLDVSLFGSLISSPACLLLLFILSSLSGQA